gtaattcaatcatatgacgcgtgaaaaatagcgcaagatataaggtcggcgaatgaataggagggaaggcgagtagtgtacggcgaaagcgttccaatatgacttacaaaatatccaacggcgatataaaaagctatggcgaagggttccttaaacatagacgaatggcggaaaagtacactacaaggtgacagtaaaagataaaggtaatgttaaaaattacattattcattgttttctttctcctgttcttcttcttcctcttcttcttcagtcgctgtccagaggttttggtcaatcaggggaggatcgtcgggaccaaccagtcctgcggcggttatctctttcattactcccatggcgctaaagtcaaagttcgggtacaaatgttgggcctgatctttggcgaggtagaaaccgcgctcgcggttgtcaagggcgatgtcagcggcttgttccctcgcctcaatggctttggccttctccgtcgccagctcgtcctctagacttttgatctttgctagttgggaagcaatctcagcatctttcgtggcgagggcctcggcatgagtttcggtcgctttcttgatctcctcggacgtagcctgcatcaccgcctccatgtcagatttcgccaaggccaaggactccgcagactttttctcttgctccgccaacgcctttttcactaactccagctcagcgcacagtatggcaagctctgactccttagcaatcagcgcctcgcctcgggcgatcaagtccttctcagcttgctctttttccttcttgcaagcttgaaggcttgcatcaagctcatctgcttcttccttcatcagcgccagctgatcctccagctcgccgattttaatccccgctgtgccaatcatcttgtcggcatagactttgtcttttcctgcctgcgtcgccagtttgtcgaaacgcttttcccaagcagcggcggcttcttgatgcttagcactttcggccttcaaccgctcagcttcaacgttggcggcattgaacttctcaaacgtgtgagcaaagatgcacccagcgcgtaggaggcaagcaagagtctcctccttggtgtcattcaggccccgactcaaaacttctttttctataacgtcacggttgagaccagcaagaaagaattctgagggttcaatggcgttggggaacatattataatagcttgaggaaccgacctcgggagcaggggcttgttcaattcgagctgcttcagaggtagtggcagcgccaggacaggatttttccccttgatgaggcggggaaggcatggagcctgcatcatgtgttgagggcgggctaggaggcgcatcttggcgagggggagactttggggtttcattttcttttttccttatctccaataggagtgtcggaagacgcagcagcttttgtggcgttaacgccggcggaggcggctgttgcgccaatagaggactcagcggcaacagcagcggtcgcaccggcggaggcaggagaagaagctggtacggcggttggctcggtagctgcggcgacagaggcttcagcgacatttttgcctttaggcgcagcagcagtggtgggctgagcgccagggttggatgtgtcggcgtcggaggaggctttggtcaatcttctcctcttgggagctttggtgctctcggcttggttctcagcaccgccccgttttttcgcgtcgccctcagtgttgaattttggggaaaagcgagccattctcctctcgcaggccttcaggagctcggcgttcgtgaaattcatatcttctgtaacaataaaaaaaaaacgatcagtgataacataggagtcgagaaaggaaatgtcaataataaaagtgagctatgggcaacctaagtatttgggagttcttgagaggtcagcgccctcaaggactgttgtgcagtcaaggatgggaagtggggcaaggagattaagaaaggctttatcgttggcggacaaggaatcctctgaaggatcggtgatcccgttgggcttctctgtccagtaaagaggaaagagggcggtcccgtctctgagggtgaatgcctctgggtaggcgggatgaaccgccacacggaagtactttcgtgcgaaggaggacttcgcgttacttttgtggggatgcaaacacttccggccggctcgggccttcaaggaaatccatcctttgtttttgatggacttggggtcgacgtcgtaaaggtagaagaaactggtgggggatggggcgatgccgacagcggcgcttaggatttcaaaacatcgaatgaaggcccaggcgttagggtggagttgacagggagccgcgttgatgtcgcggaggacggtttggacaaagggcgagaaaggaagcctgattccaagctcgctaaacatgtattcgtacgcaaagaaaaaatgggatctctttacgtcgccgtctggcttgtgaagccaggggcgatccccgggactgcaaacccagatcctgagtttggcgttaaactcatcgtcattggacaagccacccagggagttcacgaattgcacaatgggatcgctatcttggaagatggaaggttgatctatagcctcgtgtttgggggctacttggactggaaggggcagagtggcgtaggtttttagtcggtgagctgggatctccggaacctctaaacggaggccgccggcagcggtggagtcagggtcgctttcggaggaggaagaagagtgattaggggaggtagggtttgaagccatttttagaagacagtgaagtgaaagaaaggaaaagatcagtatgtgtgcaatgtaaagataaggacagtgggactcaccggagtaggatgtgaagagtgggtagcggaaagggtgataagcgacggctccggagcggaagtgggcagaaggagtttggtaagcgattagggaagtgaagaggggtctcggaaagggatgacagtggggaagaagggtttttataggagaaggggagaagctggaagggtgacgcgtgttggacgcgtgtggaaggttggaagtcatgatggttttggggaggtgggtcgcgtgcaaaggggagttactgcgcacgatgggacggttatgaaaggtgaagtgacggttccggagaaagagggaaattgatgtaaccaacacatcacgtggggcagccacgtgaggcagatagaaatttgaaagggttttaaaataagggaaagcgcgaaaagcctcgccactacaaggatcaaacaccatcgcctgacgattgacaacaacaacgaagttcagtcgctcgccagggtcaccgccagtcaatgattgaatgatcggcacatgacccatgcctgccacctttcccgccggcgagcgatcatacacctgctccaacttatcaccaatacaaagtagtcgttctcgccgcttgcggacttgtggacttgccagcttggtttgctcgtcaagtcggtggactgggtaactgaaaatgctagtttccttttgctcacgccatgttggcgatatagttaacttctcttttctcaagccatgttggcagtgtagattccgatgtacaataagacatgtaacagcatttaaaagacacccttagctctcatacctcgagctcggtgtcttgtggactagtggactgggcgagcccctagaggggcaacgcccagcatgtatcccgccctgaggcggggccctggccttcagatgggccttgatctcggaggcccaattggcccaataggtagtacccaagctctataaataggaggtagttatcaattgtaagggactttttggctcatttgatgaagtaacacataaaattcagcattctctctcttactctctctctctagcacaatctctctacccttaggtactatacctttcctcaatgttcattcccagaacaccgtaaattcaaattgaacttttatcaaCTGAGCGTGTTACAGTGAAGTTTGGAGAAAAAATAAATAGTCTTAATGCGTTTTTTTTAATCACATGAGGAAGATAGTCTTAGAGGAGTAGGCAGGAGTATATATTTTAGATAGGtcatttttaattcataatccagctccaataattttttttagagaagaatttttttcatgagttttaaaaaaattagtttagaTAATTAATATGGTTTGTGCTTCACCAAAAAGCCTAGATAGTTGAATGAGAGGACATAATGAACCTAAATCAACCTATTCATTGAATCTACACATATGGGAGATCATTGAATCTGGTGATGAACCCCTACTACAAGAGCATCCTGGACTCTTGAGCAGAAAGATAAATTCCTTCAAATTGCTAAAGTCAAGATCTCTATCTATCTAACTTGTGCTTTGAGCAAATCAGATTATGAAATATTCATGGATGTGCTACTGATAAGGAGAATTGGGACACACTTGTCATTGCTCATGAAGGTACTGATAGAGTAAAAGAAGCCAAGGCCAGCATGATTACTCATCAATATGAAATGTTCAAGATGGAGGCTCATGAGACCATTGATCAAATGTTTGAAATTTCCAAACAATTACAAGTGGTCTTAAATCACTTGGGAAGACAATCCCATCTTTTGACAAAGTGAGAAAGATTCTAAGGAGTCTTCCAAAGCAATGGAGGCAAAAATTTACTTCCAAGAAGCAAAGGGCGGACAACAATTGAGCTTGATGAAAATGACTTTGaatataacaacaacaacaacaacaaaaatagaCAAATAATGAAGCCACTTATTGACAGAAACAGAGCACTTGTCATTAAATTCCAACTCAATATATATCACTTTGTATATTTACAAGACATGTCGGGAATGAACATGAGGCATGGCTAACATACCCAAAGGCAACTCTTCCAAGAACTTCAAAGATGAacaagattgtataaaagtacCTTAAAATACGAGGTTTAGAGCTGCAAAGCTGCAAAAATAGGAACTGTGAAGATCAATTTTAGAAGAAATAACAGGACCTGATTGATAACTCATGTACTCTCAAAATAGTGATACAATTTCAAACAAATTTCACATAAAGAAGAGCAAAAGGAAACAAATAGGCAAGTAAGATTCAAGGTTTGCTGCCTTCAATGAGTTTGGGCCAGACGCATACAGGTGGTGCTGGGAACACCTTCATGCCCCAGAACACCTTCTTGCAGCATCTTGCATTGTCGGGTTTGGATTCTGATTGCGTGAAATTGGGGTTGCAGCGTCAAGGCTTAGAACAAGGATTCAGTGTGCAGTTTTTAGAACACTGATACAGCCTGTGATATTTTTCACCTATCTATGTCATCTCTTCCCATCATGTACAAATATTTTTCTGAAAACTCCAAATGAAAGCACAAAAAGTGTGGGAAAATGTAGCCCATACCAGCGATTTTCCACTTTTCCTCTCTTGTTCATCGAGGAACTTGTGTGGAACCAATATATGATTGTTTCATTTTTAAGCTCTTTCATGCAAATTGAATGGTCGAATTCTCGTCTAAGAAGTTCATAGATGCTGAATTCGATTTCAAGTATGGAGTTGAGGAAATAGTTGAAGACGCCATTAAATGCTGCACAGAGAAAGGTTACCTGCGAGGTGGGTGTGCACCCTTTTTTCCATCATAGGATGGTTTTCCATATAAGAAAGAAATAGCTATCCATTTAAGAAAAAGTTATGTTTTTTTGGATTGAAGTTCTATTGGTAATAAATCAAGCAAGCAAGTCTAAATCTCCTATGGTCTGTCTTAAATCAAACAATATGTGCTTGGGTGGTTGCTGCAATCTGCATTCTTAACTTTCCTAATAGTAATAGTCTAATAGATTATTGGGAGTTTTCAAAAGCTATTGGAGATGTGTTCAACTTCATGGAACACTCAATTTCCTATAATTAAACTGGAATGACCTCTATAAGAACTTCTATTCAGTACTCATGTCTATAACCCAAAGTTAAATATTCACATACTCAGATGTTATTAGTACCAGCTAAACCTGTTTAGTGTTTACGGTACCATATTCAAGGATGATTGATTAAAGCATTGGTAACACATGAACCCTTTAGATTCCATAGTAATTGTGACAAGACCAACCAGTTTAAGCTTAAGAGCTTCTAATCTACCATCAGTATAGCAACACCGGAGGATGGATTGAAATCCATTGAGACCAAAACAGAACAaaggaaataaaagaaatttCATCAGTCATGAAGTAAAACTCATAATTGGTTATCCAAGAAAACTTCACAACTTTGTATCTACAACTGTACATTTAATTGCTAGACCATATCTGTAACCAAAGCATATATAGAATATCAAAAGAAACTGAAAACATGTATCAATCAGAACAATAACTGAAGTTAATACAATGTAAAACCATCGTCATAGCAAACATGCCAGCCCCATCTACAGGGCGGGGCATTCTCACCATACTCAGCACAGCAACTCCATCTTCTCTTCCAATTCGCACGACCGGTATTTGGTCTGTCATTCTTCTCATTCCATTTGTAAACAATTACTCCAGATTTATCAGTCCATTCCCCATCAATTCCTTGGTGAGGTGGAGCCAATGAATATAGCCCCTTATCTCCTACAACATTACAAGCGTTTCACCAGAGGCGGAGCTTATAAGTGACAGGGAGGAGCTTCAGCTCCCCCAAAGTCTCCAAGTCATATTTGAGTACTAGTATTAATATATGACATATAATATTATGTGTGTAAAAGGAGTGTGGCTAGACATATCAGACAAAAATGTGAAGCTTAATAATGATAAACATTAGAAAGAAATGTAACTTTTGCCCAAATTTTAAGCTTCCTACATAAGCCTCTCATTTCTTTCTCCCGTAACTTTTTGTTTTCCATCAAGTTCTAGTGGGTTTTTCCAACTTTGCTTCCAAACTTTCACCCTCTTGTGTAAAACTCCATATTTCTAACTCTAACTCAacatttttatcttaattttcttttgttttccttGCTCGAACGTCATTCTTTGTGTGCAGCTCTCAAACTCAAAGCTTTTTTTAACCCCATTTTTATGGGGGGATCAACTCATAGCTATTGAGGTAATTTCTTGTATATTGTTCTTGCATGTGGGTTTAATTAGCTTGTTGTTAAAAGTCTTATTTTAGCTCCTCTAATATTTTGCTCAAGCTCCGCCACTGAGCGTTTGATTTATATATATTGCAAATATTATGCTTTACAAAATTATCATTTTATAGCTCAGTCTCAGACTCTCAGCAAACAAACCAGAAACAAAATTGGAACAACCTATAATTGCATGTTCGAATCAGCTTCTCTTTCCACATAATATATTTAATTCCGAcaccagaagctactcacagacACTTATTCtcataaataattttgtttttgtaatCAATTGTAGGAGAATTTCTAAATATGCTCTGAGTCTATAAACAAATAGTAAAAGCATGACATGGATAAAAATCTCATAGGTAAAATGTTATGCATACCATTGGTGTGACCGTGGAAAGAGCAAGAAACTGGTGAATTATCTTGATCTGAGTAAAGGGTGTTGCATCTCAAGCACAGTTTCTTTGTTTGGACAAAAGATGGGGTTGCTTTGCTCTGTGAATTTGAGCAACACTTGACCTCTAAAATGCCATGTCCAATTCCAACAGGCCTGAAGAACAGG
This portion of the Lotus japonicus ecotype B-129 chromosome 3, LjGifu_v1.2 genome encodes:
- the LOC130742645 gene encoding uncharacterized protein LOC130742645 — its product is MVYAVSYSQNLFFRPVGIGHGILEVKCCSNSQSKATPSFVQTKKLCLRCNTLYSDQDNSPVSCSFHGHTNGDKGLYSLAPPHQGIDGEWTDKSGVIVYKWNEKNDRPNTGRANWKRRWSCCAEYGENAPPCRWGWHVCYDDGFTLY